A window of Maioricimonas rarisocia genomic DNA:
AGACGATTCTCGCGGTCGATGTGCCGCAGGAAGGAGACCGGCACATTCTTCAGAACATGGACCGCATGAAGGTCTATCGTCTGATTACCCTCGATCCGCAGCCGCTCGTGCAGATTCTGCTCGATCTCGGGGATCTCTCGCCGCGAAGCAGGATCCAGGTGGATGAGGACAACCGCTCGATCATCGTGTTCGGCACCCTCGCCGATCATGTGACCGTCAAGACGCTCGTCGACCGGCTCGACGGCAGCAACCGCAGTTTCGAAGTGGTTCCGCTGCGTCGACTGCGGGCGGACGAAGTGGCCGGCACGATCCAGTACATGATGGGCGAGGAAGAAGAGGAAGAGGACAACAACCGGGGTGGCTACTACAGCTACTACAGTTCCCGTTACGGCTCGCGCAACAGTTCGAGTTCGAGCAAAGACACCCGCCCCTTCCGCGTCGATGCGGACGTCGAGAACAACCGGCTGCTGCTGTGGGCCAACGACGTCGAATACGAAGAAGTCAGCAACCTGCTCGAAAAGATGGGGGAGATTCCCCCCGATCGGGGCAGCAGCGAAACGATGCGGGTGATTGACCTCCCCTCGGACGGTGAAGCTCGTGAGATTCTGAAGCGACTCGAAGGCATCTGGCCGACGATCCGGCCCAACGAACTGCAGGTGCAGCCGCTGCGCCGCGACACCGAACGTCGGGCCCCTGCCGACAGCGTGGAGGATGTCCCGCGTACAGACGTCGAGACAAAGGAGGACGCCGCACCGGTCGTCGACCGCGGCGGGCGTCCGGCGGTGCAGCTGGCCGTCATGCAGCAGGAGCATCCCCTGGCAGGCATTGAGAACGGTGAAGAGGGGCAGACTTCCGTGCCGGCCGTCCCCCGATCAGGCAGAGAACCGCCGATCGTGATTCAGCAGTTGCCCGACGGACGTATTCTGCTCGGTTCGCAGGACACGCGGGCGCTCGATCATCTCGAGGAAGTGCTGGGCCAGCTCACGCCGGATGCTCCGGACTTCCATGTCTTCCAGCTCAAGCATCCGAACACCTGGGCATACGGAATTGAACTCATCCTCGAGGAGTACTTCCAGAACGAGGAAGATAATGAGACGGTGATCGACCCCTGGTGGGGATACTCGTATTCGCAGAAGAAGGACAGCGGCAGCAGTCGGCTCTCGCGTCGCAAGCAGCTGAAGATCATCTCCGATTCCGATTCGCAGACGATCCTCGTCCAGGGAGCGACGAACGAGCAGCTGAAGATCATCCAGAACCTGATCGACATTTACGACCAGCCGGTTTCCAGCGACCCGGCATCGGTCCGGCGGATGCAGGTGTTCCGTCTGCAGTACTCCGAGGCGAAGACGATCGCCGACACCGTCAAGTCGGTCTATCGGGACCTGCTCAGTGCCAACGACCCGGCCCTGCAGTCTCCCAACCAGAGCCGCGAACCGAGCGTCGACAAGGGAATCACGTACGTCTACAACCGCGGCCCGCAGGCGGAAGGAAGCGAAGAAGAGCCGCAGACCCCCATCCGCTTCAAGGGGCTGCTGTCGGTCGGTGTGGACGAGATCTCCAACTCCGTTGTCGTCTCTGCCGCGGAAGGGTTGATGGTCGACATTTCCGAACTGATCGAAGCACTCGACGAAGCGGCCCGACCCCAGACCAAGGTGCAGGTGCTGCAGCTCAGTCCCGGACTCGACGTGGCCACCCTCAAGGAACGGCTCAACGACGCGTTCGGCGAGAAACGGAACCAGGACCGCGGTCGATTCGATCGACGTCAGTTCCCCGGCCAGGGAAACAACGGTCCGCAGCCGGGCCCGCAGCCGAACGGTGGGCAGGCGCCTCGCGGACGGTAGCAGACTCTCTTCTCTGACCTGTCTGGTGGCAGGTAGCTCTCTCAGCCCCGTCGTGGCCTTCCAGGCTCGCGACCGGGGCTTTTCTCTTGCGCCGTGCGTTCGCACAAAATGCTTGCGCAATTCCCGGCCATGCATCCGCCGGGCGTCGATGCTGCAGTTCGCTCAACTGTGAACGCAGCCATGTTGCTCCGGCAATTGATGCCGGCCGGCGATGGACTGTCTGCGCAAGTACGCAATCAATATTCGATGAGACTTTCGGGATTCGCCCCGCCGTTCACACTCAGTTCACACTCGGCGTCATACTTCGCCGCTTCGAAGGCAGCGCGTTCGGGTGTCTACGGGATCGACCTCACTGGAGCTGATTCCGTGGCGCATTGCCGGGATGAACAACTTGGTTGCGGGCTACCATCGAATCCGAAAGTGGAGCAATGAAAGTAAAAGGTAACGGGCGAGCGATCGAACAATCCGTCCTGTCTGTGAAGGGGCGGGAAGGCTTTACGCTGATTGAGCTGCTTGTCGTGATCGCCATCATCGCCATTCTGGTGGCGCTGCTGCTGCCGGCGGTCCAGCAGGCTCGCGAAGCGGCCCGCCGCAGTCAGTGCAAGAACAATCTGAAGCAGTTGGGACTGGCCTTTCACAACTACTACGACGTGTACCGCGTGCTGCCGGACGGTGGCCGGGACCGCGGCACCGATCCCTGCTCGGGCTGCTGTTCGGCTGACAACCGGGGCGAATGGAACTGGATGTACCAGATCCTCCCGTACATCGAGCAGACGAACCTGTACAACGAACCGAGCGACAACGAGGTGTACCGGACTCCCGTTTCGGTCTACTACTGTCCGACGCGGCGGCGGCCGGCCCGCTATCCGACCACGGGGACGGCGAAGACCGATTATGCAGGGAGTGCCGGTGATTCAATGAGCGGATACAACGGTGCGGTCGTCCGCCGCAGCTGCGCACACCCGGTCACG
This region includes:
- a CDS encoding secretin N-terminal domain-containing protein gives rise to the protein MQPTRIGVLLACALMLLPPVPSIVSAQGPAAAPQTSRVVRPSGEPSKPGSPGQKPGDSSKSSDEKKPDGDQKEDEKKEEEGKPKIISRSSEPQLPEKFISIDIKPDADGKVTFNFQGVPWLPVLTWLAKISDQSLDWQELPGDYLNLRTQRAYDLKEARDLINRHLLARGFTLLLDGELLTVVNIKKINPGLVPRAEPDELADRMPHDFAKVSFPLKWMIAEKAAEELKPMLSENGTIAPLKSVNRLEVMDAVINLQEIHRLLTLEQSSTRTEPTQIKVFRLEHVRAEETVGLLEEILGLEKPPSGDISNSMGQQIMQQLQRMQQRSSSGGSNGGGDEEGKPRLIVNSRQNSILAHAPPDKMEIIEETILAVDVPQEGDRHILQNMDRMKVYRLITLDPQPLVQILLDLGDLSPRSRIQVDEDNRSIIVFGTLADHVTVKTLVDRLDGSNRSFEVVPLRRLRADEVAGTIQYMMGEEEEEEDNNRGGYYSYYSSRYGSRNSSSSSKDTRPFRVDADVENNRLLLWANDVEYEEVSNLLEKMGEIPPDRGSSETMRVIDLPSDGEAREILKRLEGIWPTIRPNELQVQPLRRDTERRAPADSVEDVPRTDVETKEDAAPVVDRGGRPAVQLAVMQQEHPLAGIENGEEGQTSVPAVPRSGREPPIVIQQLPDGRILLGSQDTRALDHLEEVLGQLTPDAPDFHVFQLKHPNTWAYGIELILEEYFQNEEDNETVIDPWWGYSYSQKKDSGSSRLSRRKQLKIISDSDSQTILVQGATNEQLKIIQNLIDIYDQPVSSDPASVRRMQVFRLQYSEAKTIADTVKSVYRDLLSANDPALQSPNQSREPSVDKGITYVYNRGPQAEGSEEEPQTPIRFKGLLSVGVDEISNSVVVSAAEGLMVDISELIEALDEAARPQTKVQVLQLSPGLDVATLKERLNDAFGEKRNQDRGRFDRRQFPGQGNNGPQPGPQPNGGQAPRGR
- a CDS encoding DUF1559 family PulG-like putative transporter; the protein is MKVKGNGRAIEQSVLSVKGREGFTLIELLVVIAIIAILVALLLPAVQQAREAARRSQCKNNLKQLGLAFHNYYDVYRVLPDGGRDRGTDPCSGCCSADNRGEWNWMYQILPYIEQTNLYNEPSDNEVYRTPVSVYYCPTRRRPARYPTTGTAKTDYAGSAGDSMSGYNGAVVRRSCAHPVTFADMVDGTSNTLLIGEKQTNPKNFGGSGGDNEPWANSGWDQDQIRWADPNYPPASDFDHQAEPPTYWSSRFGSSHVGIFNGLRVDGSVRSVSYNIDKEMFRRLCVRNDGLVVEVD